From a region of the Tursiops truncatus isolate mTurTru1 chromosome 13, mTurTru1.mat.Y, whole genome shotgun sequence genome:
- the SEC11C gene encoding signal peptidase complex catalytic subunit SEC11C isoform X1 encodes MVRAGAVGSHLPASGLDIFGDLRKMNKRQLYYQVLNFAMIVSSALMIWKGLIVLTGSESPIVVVLSGSMEPAFHRGDLLFLTNFREDPIRAGEIVVFKVEGRDIPIVHRVIKVHEKDNGDIKFLTKGDNNEVDDRGLYKEGQNWLEKKDVVGRARGFLPYVGMVTIIMNDYPKFKYALLAVMGAYVLLKRES; translated from the exons ATGGTACGCGCGGGTGCCGTGGGGTCGCATCTTCCTGCGTCCGGcttggacatctttggggatCTGAGGAAGATGAACAAGCGCCAG CTCTATTACCAGGTCTTAAACTTTGCCATGATTGTGTCTTCTGCGCTTATGATCTGGAAAGGCCTGATCGTCCTCACTGGCAGCGAGAGTCCCATCGTGGTGGTGCTGAG TGGCAGCATGGAGCCTGCCTTTCACAGGGGCGACCTTCTGTTCCTAACAAATTTCCGAGAAGACCCGATTAGAGCTGGTGAAATCGTTGTTTTTAAAGTCGAAGGCCGAGACATTCCAATAGTTCACAGAGTAATCAAAGTTCATGAAAA AGATAATGGAGACATCAAATTTCTGACTAAAGGAGATAATAATGAAGTTGACGATAGAGGCTTGTACAAAGAAGGCCAGAACTGGCTCGAAAAGAAGGATGTGGTGGGGAGAGCCAGAGG GTTTTTACCATATGTTGGTATGGTCACCATAATAATGAACGACTATCCAAAATTCAAG TACGCTCTTTTGGCTGTAATGGGTGCATATGTGTTACTAAAACGTGAATCCTAA
- the SEC11C gene encoding signal peptidase complex catalytic subunit SEC11C isoform X2 produces the protein MVRAGAVGSHLPASGLDIFGDLRKMNKRQLYYQVLNFAMIVSSALMIWKGLIVLTGSESPIVVVLSGSMEPAFHRGDLLFLTNFREDPIRAGEIVVFKVEGRDIPIVHRVIKVHEKDNGDIKFLTKGDNNEVDDRGLYKEGQNWLEKKDVVGRARGFLPYVGMVTIIMNDYPKFKGLCLS, from the exons ATGGTACGCGCGGGTGCCGTGGGGTCGCATCTTCCTGCGTCCGGcttggacatctttggggatCTGAGGAAGATGAACAAGCGCCAG CTCTATTACCAGGTCTTAAACTTTGCCATGATTGTGTCTTCTGCGCTTATGATCTGGAAAGGCCTGATCGTCCTCACTGGCAGCGAGAGTCCCATCGTGGTGGTGCTGAG TGGCAGCATGGAGCCTGCCTTTCACAGGGGCGACCTTCTGTTCCTAACAAATTTCCGAGAAGACCCGATTAGAGCTGGTGAAATCGTTGTTTTTAAAGTCGAAGGCCGAGACATTCCAATAGTTCACAGAGTAATCAAAGTTCATGAAAA AGATAATGGAGACATCAAATTTCTGACTAAAGGAGATAATAATGAAGTTGACGATAGAGGCTTGTACAAAGAAGGCCAGAACTGGCTCGAAAAGAAGGATGTGGTGGGGAGAGCCAGAGG GTTTTTACCATATGTTGGTATGGTCACCATAATAATGAACGACTATCCAAAATTCAAG GGATTATGTCTGAGCTGA